The window ATTCAGCAGGTATGGATCTCTATGCTTGTTTGGATGAAGACGTTGTATTAGAAAAAGGGACCATTAAGCTTATACCAACAGGATTAAAAATTGCATTACCATCGGGTTATGAGGCGCAGATTCGGCCAAGGAGTGGTTTAGCCCTTAAGTATGGTATTAGTATGGCGAATACCCCAGGAACCATTGACGCGGATTATCGAGGTGAAATTAAGGTCATTATGATTAACTTAGGACAAGAAGATTTTATCGTTAAGCATGGTGAGCGTATTGCTCAAATGGTTATTAACAAGATTGAGCAGGTAAGGTGGGAAGCTGTTGAAGCCTTAGATGATACGGAGAGAGGTGCAGGAGGTTTCGGACATACTGGTAAATAAATAGATACATATGACGAGAGGTGATAGTTGATGCAATACCGTGAATTTGGAAAGACGAAGGAACAGGTTTCTGTATTAGGTTTTGGTTGTATGCGTTTTCAAACAGATCATAAAAAAGATAATCAAATCCTAGAAGAATTAGCCATTAAACAATTGCGT is drawn from Vallitalea pronyensis and contains these coding sequences:
- the dut gene encoding dUTP diphosphatase, which produces MQDIVVYAQQTEKGKSLPLPKYMSKDSAGMDLYACLDEDVVLEKGTIKLIPTGLKIALPSGYEAQIRPRSGLALKYGISMANTPGTIDADYRGEIKVIMINLGQEDFIVKHGERIAQMVINKIEQVRWEAVEALDDTERGAGGFGHTGK